The Brassica oleracea var. oleracea cultivar TO1000 chromosome C6, BOL, whole genome shotgun sequence genomic interval TGACCGATGATCTCCTTTTGAAACCCAAAATCTTCCAGAAAGGCAACAACCTGTTTCCAAGATGAAGAATCATTTAAGGTAAAAAGAGTACACACATCTTGTGAAGCTGGTAGTTTCTTTTTACCTTGAGAAACTCTTGTGGTTTATATAACAAAAGCTGAGGCCTCTTGGGTATAACCTTTCCCATTCTTTTGTTTCTAACACCTAGTTTATCAAATTCCTTTATCATCAGCTTCATGTTGCTCGTTGAGCAACCGAGGAGTAAAGGCCATCTCCTTATAGCATGGTCAATATCCGTTTTGAGCACCTAAGACAATGCAAAACCATACAAACACTGTCTGATTAGAACCAATCATGGGGACAACAATGATAAATAGACAGCTTAACATAACAATGATCAAGCTTTACCGATTCACTCTCTAGCAACGAGACGATACGTGAATAGTTTTCTTGTATGCTAGGTGAAAGAATCCACGGATACTTCATCAGCACTTTTCCAGAATCTTTATTCACCACACTAACCTAAATCAATAAATCCCCATTTTTGCAATTATCAGTAAAACCACTCCATGCTAATAATATAGAATCAATCAAATAGCATACCTTCTCCAGAGCTGCGGCTACCCTTATTTTCATCTCCTCAGCTTTGCTAAGCATGACAGGAGGGTACAATAAAAGCACCTTCCCCAAGGAATCTTTAGGAACACCAATGCTTTCGAGAAACTCTATCAAAGGCTTCATATCATTCTCTTCTGAAAGTAGAAGAAGCCGAGGGAACGACTCTATCAAAAACCTGAAAGACGCGTCTACAGAGCCTAGCATGTCCAAGCCTCCACGCCTTGCTTCAATCTAAAGTAACATTTAAACATCCATTTACTTATAAAAACACATTGCTTCTATAAAAAAGAAGATGAGATGCTTATTAACTGAGGAAAGACTAAACAAACCTTTTCGAAAAAAGATAGAGTTTGCTGCACATCTTCATCAATGGGAATAGATAAGTAGAGCATCATTCGCCGTGCATAGGCTCCAACAAGACCATTCTCATCACTGCCAGAAAAGAATATTTCCTTCAGGTACTTAACCTATAAAGACCAAATCCAAATCCATTTCAACTTAATCAGACAACACTAGTAACTCCATTTTGATCAGTGTTTTAAAAATCGGTCCAGGCAGCACCTAGTCGTCTGCCTAGTCGGGTCTAAACGAAACAATTTTTTCAAAACGATTTTGAAAAGGCGTTCAAAAAATTGGTCCAGGTGCCCGTCTAGACAGTAATCACGCCAAACCACCATCTAGCGATTTCTTGAACATTGATTTTGATTGAAAAAAAAAAACCAGTCTAGGGATTCAAAAAATTGGTCCAGGTGCCCACCTAACAAGAATCACGCCTAACCACCACCTAGCGATTTCTTGAACATTGATTTTGACTAAAAAAAATCAGTCTACGAGTTCAAAAAATTGGTCCGATGCCCGTCTAAACAGTAATCACACGCCTAACCACCACCTAGCCATTTCTTGAATATTGATTTTGATTTTAAAAAAATCGGTCTAGGAGTTCAAAATATTGGTCCAATGCCCATCTAAACAGTAATCACGCCTAACCACCACCTAACGATTTTGATGCAGAACCAATACTTCTTTCAACTACTGTGTCTGTGATATTAGTTCTGCAATTTAGACAGAATGTAAACGAACTGAAACAAGCTGTTGTTCTGTACCTTATCGAGAAGCTTTGGAAGTGTTTCAGAGGAAACGTAGTGAGCCAAGTACATAGCAGAAGACAAACTCAAACCAAGACTCTCCAAGAAGGCAACTTTACCACCACCGTCACCCTTCTGCTTCACCATGTAAACCACTTTCTCACTAAACCCTAAACCCTCGTTCCCTTTCCACGAGTCCCACTCCTCCAAATCCCTAACACCCTCCACGATCATCCTCGTGTACTTTGGACAATTCTCGGAAACATAAACCGAATCGGCTTCGGACAGTCCAATCTCTTGTCGGAGAAACACTGAAATGGAGACCTGCGCGAGGGAGAGCTGGTCATCGTGGTTTGTCTGCGGAGAATCAGAGCTAGGTTTGGACTCTCCGCGGTGAAACGAGGCGGAGACAGAGACTCGGCCGCCGTACAAGGTTAAGCGACGAGGGGAGAAGAAGAGAGAGTTGGAATTAAAGTTAAGAGATTGTAAAGGAGGAGAAATAAATGTTATGGTTTCGTATGTGTTGAAAGAAAGCTCCATTAACATGATGGAGAAGACAAAGACCAATACTTTGCTTCTACCCACATGAAGAAGAAGAGAGATTATTATTACAGGGTTTATCTGAAGCTCTCTGGGTTTTAATAACTAGCAGCTCCGGTTTAGGCCAACCGGTCCGAACAATTGGGCTTATTAATGGGCCCTTACATTAATCAATTGGGATTATACAAAAACTCATGGGCCTGCTATGTAATAAGCCGTAGTTAAATATTTGATTATGCAACTCATAGTCTCAGATGAACTGGGTTTATACCCATGATGGGCCTACATATGGGCCTGATAATAAGGCGTTATGTTCTCTAGGGCTCTCTACGCTGACTTCTTCCTCAAGCTTCTGATCAACATCAAAGAAACTTGCTGTGTCTTTGTTTTCACTTCTGAAAAGCTTTTCTGTTACCACTCAACAAGATAATTCCAAAGCTAGGACTGAGATTCTGCAGCTGGAGATTCCGGGTTCGATATGAACTGATCACTCTGCCAAAAAAAATAAATAAACGTAAGACAAAAACTTTACCAGCATTATCAGACCAAACCAAAAAAGAAACTCACAGTTGATGTAATGGAGACTTGGCTAGTGTTTGGAGACCTTCCTTGGCTATCTGCATAGAACACACTCTCCAAACTCTCTTCACCAATGTCTCTTAACCTATTAAGCTCAGGCAACAACTCTTTCCCAAGATCAGGTCTATCTTTTCTTCTCAACTCTGCGCATTGAAGCGCAAGCTTAGCTAAACACAAAGCCTCCTCCATAGGCCAGTCCGGTACTGCTGGATCAAGCATATCCTTTAACGTCCCTTCTTCTATCGCTTGCTCAACGTAATAAGCCAAACCCATCGGCTGTTTCGCTGTCAAGATCTGTAGAAGCATGATCCCTAGAGAGTACACATCTGATTTCACACCTAACATTCCTGTCTGTTGGTACTCAGGATCGATGTAACAGAACGTTCCCGCAGCTGATGTGACTCTGTACTGTGTAACGTTCTCTGCCACTGCGGGGACTAGTCTGGCTAGCCCTACGTCGCTGATCTTGCTCACGTAGTTGTAGTCTAGGAGGACGTTTCCTGGTTTGAGGTCTCTGTGGACTATTGGTTCGGGTTTGGTCTGGTGGAGGAAGAGGAGTCCTGTGGCTATCTCTGCAGCGATTCTGAAACGTAGCTGCCAAGTAATCGGCGGTGTGTTGCCTCTCATGAAGAGACGGTCTTCTAAGCTTCCTTTGGCCATGTATTCGTACACAAGGATTCCAAATTCTGGACAAGCTCCAAGAAGTAGTACCATGTTTGGATGTCTTATGCAGCTTAACACTTCAACCTGCAAAACATTAAACATATATAACTCTATAAATTA includes:
- the LOC106298624 gene encoding uncharacterized protein LOC106298624, which gives rise to MLMELSFNTYETITFISPPLQSLNFNSNSLFFSPRRLTLYGGRVSVSASFHRGESKPSSDSPQTNHDDQLSLAQVSISVFLRQEIGLSEADSVYVSENCPKYTRMIVEGVRDLEEWDSWKGNEGLGFSEKVVYMVKQKGDGGGKVAFLESLGLSLSSAMYLAHYVSSETLPKLLDKVKYLKEIFFSGSDENGLVGAYARRMMLYLSIPIDEDVQQTLSFFEKIEARRGGLDMLGSVDASFRFLIESFPRLLLLSEENDMKPLIEFLESIGVPKDSLGKVLLLYPPVMLSKAEEMKIRVAAALEKVSVVNKDSGKVLMKYPWILSPSIQENYSRIVSLLESESVLKTDIDHAIRRWPLLLGCSTSNMKLMIKEFDKLGVRNKRMGKVIPKRPQLLLYKPQEFLKVVAFLEDFGFQKEIIGQILCRCPEIFGCSIDKTLQKKLGFLTRFGVSTTHFPRIVKKYPEFLLYDAEKTVLPRLKYLMEIGISEREIAFMIRKFSPLLGYSVDNVLRPKLEFLVKSMEKPVREVIDYPRYFSYSLEKRIKPRFWVLKGRNIECTLQEMLGKNDEEFAADFLGLGELHQTHNETS